The Roseovarius indicus genome has a segment encoding these proteins:
- a CDS encoding efflux RND transporter periplasmic adaptor subunit, with product MEKTAFWKQALVSAVLVGGAALAWHYRTDLQELWASTSATGQRQADASAQGEGTPVIVADVRQVQDDLAFSAIGTGFALRSVTLRAPSAGEVTALDIAPGAKFTAGDTLMQLDDTDEHLAVDLAEARLERATSERDRYQALQDTGAAATARFEQAQTDFKVARIALDQARADLADRTLRAPFDGVTGLASVETGDRIVADETVSSFDDRSRILVEFDLPEALLGRIEIGQSATATTPAAEGQTFDAEITAIDSRVDVSTRTARIRAAIDNAADTLRPGASFALRLELPGKTYPAVPELALQFSRGELNVWRVSDGQAEQVTVRLVRRREGLVIVDGPISEGDHIVVEGSQRLRAGVAVNVLNTATDGSS from the coding sequence TTGGAGAAAACCGCCTTCTGGAAGCAAGCTCTCGTCTCCGCCGTCCTGGTCGGCGGGGCGGCGCTCGCGTGGCACTACCGGACCGACCTGCAGGAACTCTGGGCCAGCACCTCCGCCACCGGGCAACGCCAGGCCGACGCCAGCGCACAAGGCGAAGGCACCCCCGTCATCGTCGCCGATGTCCGGCAGGTGCAGGACGATCTCGCCTTCTCCGCCATCGGCACCGGCTTCGCCCTGCGCTCCGTCACCCTGCGCGCCCCCTCGGCGGGCGAGGTCACCGCGCTCGACATCGCCCCCGGCGCCAAGTTCACCGCCGGCGACACGCTGATGCAGCTCGACGACACCGACGAGCACCTCGCGGTCGACCTCGCCGAGGCCCGCCTCGAACGCGCCACCTCCGAACGTGACCGCTACCAGGCCCTGCAAGACACCGGCGCCGCCGCCACCGCCCGTTTCGAACAGGCCCAGACCGATTTCAAGGTCGCCCGCATCGCGCTCGACCAGGCCCGCGCCGACCTCGCCGACCGCACGCTCCGCGCCCCCTTCGATGGCGTCACCGGCCTTGCCTCGGTGGAAACCGGCGACCGCATCGTGGCCGATGAAACCGTCTCCAGCTTCGACGACCGCAGCCGCATCCTCGTCGAGTTCGACCTGCCCGAGGCCCTGCTCGGCCGCATCGAGATCGGCCAGAGCGCCACCGCCACCACACCGGCCGCCGAGGGCCAGACCTTCGACGCCGAAATCACCGCCATCGACAGCCGCGTCGACGTCTCGACCCGCACAGCCCGCATCCGCGCCGCCATCGACAATGCCGCCGACACCCTTCGCCCCGGCGCCTCCTTCGCCCTGCGCCTCGAACTGCCCGGCAAGACCTACCCGGCCGTGCCCGAGCTCGCCCTGCAGTTCTCCCGCGGCGAGCTCAACGTCTGGCGCGTCTCCGATGGGCAGGCCGAACAGGTCACCGTCCGCCTCGTCCGCCGCCGCGAGGGGCTGGTCATCGTCGACGGCCCGATCTCCGAAGGCGACCATATCGTCGTCGAAGGCTCCCAGCGCCTGCGCGCTGGCGTCGCCGTCAACGTCCTCAACACCGCCACGGATGGCAGCTCATGA
- a CDS encoding efflux RND transporter permease subunit, translated as MSPGGRGLSDISVRRPYLAAVMSLLIMIAGIGALWGIEVRELPDVDRPIVSVRANYPGASPTTMDAEVASLVEGAVARVAGVESVRTSSEEGNFRMRVEFSPSRDLANASNDVREAVSRVENRLPDGVEDLFVVKSEEDADPVLDVTVWSNERSIDELTQLVEDAIATEFTAVDGVAEVVLFGDRQRVLRVEVKPDRLAAFGLSIGEVADTLRSAQFDVPVGSFASGPLEVLVRADATVADPHRIEDLMLRDQVRLGDVADVYFGLATPSSVARLDGRLVISLGIVRQAQSNTVRISDEVNRAIDRLETRFPDLGFQVTSDDAVFIRGAIAEVLKTLAAAFCIVIAVIWVFFGRFSATLIPAIAIPIALVGSVAGIWLMGFSINLITLLALVLATGLVVDDAIVVTENIQRRRQEGMGPKAAAVLGAGQVFFAVIATTLTLVAVFVPISFLPSDAGRLFTEFGFALAITVIISTFVALTMCPMLASLSDSLGRTGGLFTGLGKRLSSLYAALIGPMIRAPLVTIVGAGMLAGGAALFYGELGEELVPPEDRGMVSVWVQGPDGAGLDYTDRQVVKVEDMLRPYVESGVAEGLYSITGRYDLNRGSIGVRLVPWSERTTSQADIEAALREDLENLPGAEPRIRSGNSLGLRGGSGGGLSIALTGPNYPDIAAAADSFARDLEEVTGVSGIRVQYQATQPQLSISVDRDRASDLRVPISTLSGTLRALIDEDEISELTIDDEAVPILLQSAAGAVRDPADLMNLYVRADTGDLVPLNQIVTLTEEGVAAELDRHAQRRAIEIDASVAPEVTLREVIDDVRALSQERLPDGIGLIFLGEAASLDETSSALTATYIIALLVVFLVLLAQFESLTSALVVMTTVPFGVCAAIYAMLLTGTTINIYSQIGVLMLIGVMAKNGILLVEFANQLRDQGRSVPDAAYEAALARLRPIAMTLICTVMSGLPLILGTGPGAEARASIGWVIVGGLGMAAVFTLFLTPAAYALVSSTTRSRASSAQALDEELRAAE; from the coding sequence ATGAGCCCCGGCGGCCGGGGCCTCTCCGACATCAGCGTCCGCCGCCCCTACCTCGCGGCGGTCATGAGCCTTCTCATCATGATCGCCGGCATCGGCGCGCTCTGGGGCATCGAGGTACGCGAGCTTCCGGATGTCGACCGCCCCATCGTCTCGGTCCGCGCCAACTATCCCGGCGCCTCCCCCACCACCATGGATGCCGAAGTCGCCTCGCTGGTCGAGGGCGCGGTGGCCCGCGTCGCCGGGGTCGAATCCGTCCGCACCTCCTCGGAAGAGGGCAATTTCCGGATGCGCGTGGAATTCAGCCCCTCCCGCGACCTCGCCAACGCCTCCAACGACGTGCGCGAAGCCGTCAGCCGGGTCGAAAACCGCCTCCCCGACGGGGTCGAGGATCTCTTCGTCGTCAAGTCCGAGGAAGACGCCGACCCCGTGCTCGACGTCACCGTCTGGAGCAACGAACGCTCCATCGACGAGCTCACGCAGTTGGTCGAAGACGCCATCGCGACCGAGTTCACCGCCGTCGACGGCGTGGCCGAGGTGGTGCTTTTCGGCGATCGCCAGCGCGTCCTCCGCGTCGAGGTGAAGCCCGACCGCCTCGCCGCCTTCGGCCTCTCCATCGGCGAGGTGGCCGACACCCTCCGCTCGGCCCAGTTCGACGTGCCGGTGGGCAGCTTCGCCTCCGGCCCGCTCGAGGTGCTGGTGCGCGCCGACGCCACCGTCGCCGACCCGCACCGGATCGAAGACCTGATGCTGCGCGACCAGGTCCGCCTCGGCGACGTGGCCGATGTCTATTTCGGACTCGCCACCCCCTCCAGCGTCGCCCGCCTCGACGGCCGCCTCGTCATCAGCCTCGGCATTGTCCGGCAGGCGCAATCCAACACCGTCCGCATCTCCGACGAGGTCAACCGCGCCATCGACAGGCTCGAAACCCGCTTCCCCGACCTCGGCTTCCAGGTCACCAGCGACGACGCCGTCTTCATCCGCGGCGCCATCGCCGAGGTGCTGAAAACCCTCGCCGCCGCCTTCTGCATCGTCATCGCGGTGATCTGGGTCTTCTTCGGCCGCTTCAGCGCCACGCTCATCCCCGCCATCGCCATCCCCATCGCCCTCGTCGGCTCCGTCGCGGGCATCTGGCTGATGGGCTTTTCGATCAACCTCATCACCCTCCTCGCCCTCGTCCTCGCCACCGGCCTCGTCGTCGACGACGCCATCGTCGTCACCGAAAACATCCAGCGCCGAAGACAGGAAGGCATGGGGCCGAAGGCCGCCGCCGTACTCGGCGCGGGGCAGGTCTTCTTCGCCGTCATCGCCACCACCCTGACGCTGGTCGCCGTCTTCGTCCCGATCTCCTTCCTGCCCAGCGACGCCGGCCGCCTCTTCACCGAATTCGGCTTTGCCCTCGCCATCACCGTCATCATCTCCACCTTCGTGGCACTCACCATGTGCCCGATGCTGGCCTCCCTCTCCGACAGCCTCGGCCGCACCGGCGGGCTCTTCACCGGCCTCGGCAAACGCCTCTCCTCGCTCTACGCCGCCCTCATCGGCCCGATGATCCGCGCGCCCCTCGTCACCATCGTCGGCGCCGGCATGCTCGCAGGCGGCGCGGCCCTCTTCTACGGCGAGCTGGGCGAGGAACTCGTACCCCCCGAAGATCGCGGCATGGTCTCGGTCTGGGTCCAGGGCCCCGACGGCGCCGGGCTCGACTACACCGACCGCCAGGTCGTGAAGGTCGAAGACATGCTGCGCCCCTATGTGGAAAGCGGCGTCGCCGAGGGCCTCTATTCGATCACCGGCCGCTACGACCTCAACCGCGGCAGCATCGGCGTCCGCCTCGTCCCGTGGTCTGAACGCACCACCAGCCAGGCCGATATCGAGGCCGCCCTCCGCGAAGACCTCGAAAACCTCCCCGGCGCCGAACCCCGCATCCGCAGCGGCAACAGCCTCGGCCTGCGCGGCGGCTCGGGCGGCGGGCTCAGCATCGCGCTCACCGGCCCCAACTACCCCGACATCGCCGCCGCCGCCGACAGCTTCGCCCGCGACCTCGAAGAGGTCACCGGCGTCTCCGGCATCCGCGTCCAGTACCAGGCCACCCAGCCGCAACTCAGCATCAGCGTCGACCGAGACCGCGCCTCCGATCTGCGCGTGCCCATCTCCACCCTCTCCGGCACCCTCCGCGCCCTGATCGACGAAGACGAGATTTCCGAGCTCACCATCGACGACGAGGCCGTGCCGATCCTCCTGCAATCCGCCGCCGGCGCGGTGCGCGACCCGGCCGATCTCATGAACCTCTATGTCCGCGCCGACACGGGCGATCTCGTCCCCCTCAACCAGATCGTGACGCTCACCGAGGAAGGCGTCGCCGCCGAGCTCGACCGCCACGCCCAGCGCCGCGCCATCGAGATCGACGCCTCCGTCGCCCCCGAGGTCACCCTGCGCGAGGTCATCGACGACGTCCGCGCCCTCTCGCAAGAGCGCCTGCCCGACGGCATCGGCCTCATCTTCCTCGGTGAAGCCGCCTCGCTCGACGAAACCTCCTCGGCTCTCACCGCCACCTACATCATCGCGCTTCTCGTGGTCTTCCTCGTGCTGCTTGCGCAGTTCGAAAGCCTCACCAGCGCGCTGGTCGTCATGACAACCGTCCCCTTCGGCGTCTGCGCCGCGATCTACGCCATGCTGCTGACCGGCACGACCATCAACATCTACAGCCAGATCGGCGTGCTCATGCTGATCGGCGTGATGGCCAAGAACGGCATCCTTCTCGTGGAATTCGCCAACCAGCTCCGCGACCAGGGCCGCTCCGTCCCCGACGCCGCCTACGAGGCCGCCCTGGCCCGCCTGCGGCCCATCGCCATGACGCTGATCTGTACCGTGATGTCCGGCCTGCCCCTCATCCTCGGCACCGGCCCGGGGGCCGAGGCGCGCGCCTCCATCGGCTGGGTCATCGTGGGCGGGCTCGGCATGGCGGCGGTCTTCACGCTCTTCCTGACCCCCGCGGCCTACGCGCTGGTCAGCAGCACCACCCGCTCGCGCGCCTCCTCCGCACAGGCGCTGGACGAGGAACTCCGCGCCGCCGAATGA